The DNA segment GCGTATATACTACCCATAATTGCGAATTGCACTAAATGTTCGGGCTTAGCATCCGAATTAGCACCTAAATCCAACATCACAAAACCTTGTCCATCAATTGTTGGTAATGTTGGAGCAAGGGCAGGTCGATCAATTCCTTCAATTCGTCCTACAATGAAGAGCCCCGCCGCCATAAGTGCACCCGTATTCCCTGCAGAAACACACGCTTGTGCTTCGCCATTTTTCACAGCTTCAGCCATGCGCACCATAGAGGCATCTTTTTTTCGACGAATTGCTCTTACAGGTTCATCGTCGGATTCTATTTTTTGTTCTGTATGTATAACTGTTAACCTCGCATGTGGCTTTACAAAAGGTTTTACTTTTTCCTCATGTCCAAATAATAGAATGTGAATATCATCAAATTGTTCAAGTGCTAAAAAGATTCCTTCTACGATTTCTTTAGGAGCGTGATCTCCTCCCATAGCGTCTACAGCAATTTTCATTTCGTATCACCTTTACTTGGCTCATTCGTTCGATACATTTCAAATTGTCCTTCAAAAACAATCTCGTTTTCAACAGTTGAAATGACTTCTACAAATGTGCGATTTTTTTCTTGATCTTTTAGGATAACAATTGCTTTCGCAATGACCCGATCTCCGAGTTTAACTGGTTTTACAAAAGATAAATTGGATTTTACCGTCAATGCCAATTCATCCTTAATGACCGCAACTGCTAAAGAGTTCGCTTGTGCGAATAAATGATGACCTCGTGCAATTTGATTTCGCTTAAAGATATGTTCTAATTTTACGTCAAATATGGAAATAGCACGTTTATCGAGTTCAATGTCTACCATTTCTCCAATCAATTCATGTATAGACAAAGATTGAAGCTCATCTTCAAATGACTTTGAAGCTACATGTTTGATCCGTTCACGCAACTCAGGTATTGAAAGTTCTAAACGGTCTAAACGGATTGTTTGAACACTGACTGAAAACTGGATTGATAGTTCTTCATCTGTAATAAACGGATTATTTTTTATGGTCTCAATTAATAGTTGTTGGCGTTCTTTTTTTGTACGTTTCATAGTTCACCATCCGATATTAGCACTTGGTACTAATATCAGTATATAAACACAAGAAAAAGAATGCAAGGATTGTCTGTAATTTCATAGTTAATAAGTGCATCAAAAGACCGTTTAATGGAATTCATGTATCACCAACGTCGTCTTGTTACCGTATTTGCAAAGTTGTCTTGAAGTATCAGGCTTACAACAACGGATGCAATGACTTCTGTTTTGCTCCTGCGGTTACTCGTCGCCTAAGAGATTGCATATAGGACGCAAATGGTCTTTGCAGACTTCATTCTTTTTAAATATCAACAGTTATTTTCAGCGTCCTTTTAATTAATCTGGGTAGTCATGCACACTTATTAATCTATTCGTTCTCCATTTAATGCACCTGACTGTTCTAAGTAAGTACGTAAATACTTGGTCTCTTCACTTGTCCAAAATTCATCAGATGCAAGAAATTTTTCAGCATCTTGTCTAGCTGTTTCTAATGCTCGGTAGTCATGAACTAAGTCTGCCATTTTAAATTCTGGAACCCCACTTTGTTTGCGACCGAAAAAATCACCCGCACCTCGAAGCTCTAAATCTTTTTCAGCCAACTTAAAACCATCATTCGTTTCAGTCATTGATAACATTCGTTCTTTACCATCTTCCGATTTTGGATCAGCTAGTAAAATACAGTAGGACTGTTCTGAACCACGACCTACACGCCCACGTAATTGATGAAGCTGGGCTAATCCAAATCGTTCGGCATCATAAATAACTATAAACGTAGCATTGGGTACATTAACTCCTACTTCTACAACAGTTGTGGACACGAGCACTTGAATTTGCCCTTCACTGAATGCTCGCATCACTTCATCTTTTTCAGTTGAATGTAAACGACCATGCATAAGGCCAACATTAAATTGCTGGTGGAAAATGGAGGATAATTGTTCATATACATCCACAGCGTTTTGAACATCGAGCTTTTCTGATTCTTCGATGAGTGGACAAATTACATATGCTTGGTTACCCGCTTTCAATTCTACAACCATGCGTTTAATAATTTGATCAAATAGTTCCTTTTTGACCCAATGGGTTTCGATTTCTTTTCGTCCAGCAGGCATTTCATCGATGATTGACACATCCATTTCGCCAAATGCTGTAATTGCAAGGGTTCGCGGAATTGGTGTGGCAGTCATAAATAATACATCTGGACTCATCCCTTTGTCTCGTAATACGCGTCGTTGTTCAACACCAAATCGATGTTGCTCATCAGTAATCACGAGACCAAGTTTCCGAAATTCTACATCTGGTTGAATTAAGGCATGCGTCCCAATTAGTAAGTCTATCTCACCATTTTGGAGTTGCTCATGTAGAGTTCTACGAGCTTTTGTTTTCGTAGAACCAGTTAACACCGCGATGCGAATGCCCATTGGTGATAACCAATCATGTAAGGACTCGGCATGTTGTTCAGCTAAAATTTCTGTTGGAGCCATTAATGCCCCTTGAAAACCGGCTGTGATCACTGCGTACAATGCTATTGCCGCTACAACCGTTTTCCCAGAACCTACATCGCCTTGAAGCAATCGATTCATTCGATGAGGTTCTTTTAAATCTTTACAAATTTCATTAACAACCCGCTTCTGAGCAGCTGTTAACTCATAAGGTAAAGTCGCTATCAAGTCTTTTATTTTATGGATATCGTAAGCAATTGCTATGCCCTTATTTTGTTCTTTACGTACTTTTTTAATCGCTTGCATCTTCAATTGAAACAACAGTAACTCTTCATAAACAAAACGTCTACGAGCTTGTTTAACATGGTCAGCATCTTTAGGGAAATGAACACCTTGAAGCGCTTCTTGTACAGGCAACAGTTTGTAGGAATGTCTTATATTATAAGGTAATAACTCTTGTAAATCCGATTCTACTTCTTGCAAAGCTTGATGCATAAATTTACGAAAGGTTTTTTGATGGAGGGAGCCTTTCAAACTATACATAGGCTCAAAATCAACATTATCAGTTTTAGGACCTGCCGAGTAATGAGACACACTAATGGCTTGACGACCACGATCCCATTTACCAGTAACCGTTATCGTTTGCCCGCTTACTATCTTATTTTTCAAATATGCTTGGTTAAAAAATACGACTTTTATTAAATGTGGTCCTACGAGTAGACGAATTTGTAATCTGGATTTATTTTTCCCTAAAAAAAGAACGGAAGGCTCGCTTTCGACCCTTCCTTCAACTGTAACACGTTCATTATGTGGTGTTTCTGCAATATTTTTTAATCTAAAATCTTCATGACGATATGGAAATGTCATGACTAAATCATGCAAGGTCAATATCCCCATATCGGCAAGTGTTTTTTCCGTTTCGCCACCAATGCCCTTTAAGCTACTAACGGACTGAAGTGCCTTATTAGACACCTTTTACAAAATCCGCACCAAAAATTCTTTCAGCTAGTGCTCTTCCTGTTGGTGTCGCCGCTAAGCCACCTTGCGCTGTTTCTTTTAAAGCAGTAGGCATCGTTTGACCAATTTTATACATAGCATCAATTACTTCATCACATGGAATGCGACTAGTTACACCTGCAAGTGCCATATCAGCAGAAACTAATGCATTTGCAGCACCCATTGCATTGCGTTTCACACACGGAACTTCAACTAAACCCGCAACCGGATCACAAACTAGTCCAAGCATGTTCTTCATTGAAATGGCAAAAGCCTCAGAACATTGCTGTGGAGTACCTCCAGACATTTCTACAATGGCAGCAGCAGCCATCGCAGCTGCTGAACCAACTTCTGCTTGACATCCACCTGCAGCACCCGAAATAGACGCGTTGTTTGCGACAACAAATCCAAATGCACCTGAAGTAAATAAATAACGAATCATTTCTTCACGTGTAGGATTTAATTGATTTTGAACAGCAAATAAAGTACCTGGAACCACTCCTGCAGAACCTGCAGTAGGAGTTGCACAAATGGTTCCCATAGCTGCGTTCACTTCGTTTGTTGCGACAGCTTTACTCACAGCATCAATTAATAACGCCCCTGAAAGTGTCTTTCCTGTTTTCATATAGTTGTGAAGAAGTACCGCGTCTCCACCGGTTAATCCTGATGTCGAATGAACACCTTTTAAACCCTTTTCCACCGCTTGTTCCATGACAGTTAGATTGGTATCCATTTGCTTCATAATATCTTCACGACTTCTTCGGGTAACCAGCATTTCTTGTTCAATCATTAACTCAGAAATCAATTTATTTTCAGTTGTCGCTAATGCGACTAACTCTTTTACATTACGGAATAAAAATTTCATGTAATACCCCTCCTCAATCTGAGATTTTCGTTACCTGAGTAATATAAGGCAATAACGCAATTTGTTGT comes from the Paenisporosarcina antarctica genome and includes:
- the fapR gene encoding transcription factor FapR, encoding MKRTKKERQQLLIETIKNNPFITDEELSIQFSVSVQTIRLDRLELSIPELRERIKHVASKSFEDELQSLSIHELIGEMVDIELDKRAISIFDVKLEHIFKRNQIARGHHLFAQANSLAVAVIKDELALTVKSNLSFVKPVKLGDRVIAKAIVILKDQEKNRTFVEVISTVENEIVFEGQFEMYRTNEPSKGDTK
- the sdaAA gene encoding L-serine ammonia-lyase, iron-sulfur-dependent, subunit alpha, translated to MKFLFRNVKELVALATTENKLISELMIEQEMLVTRRSREDIMKQMDTNLTVMEQAVEKGLKGVHSTSGLTGGDAVLLHNYMKTGKTLSGALLIDAVSKAVATNEVNAAMGTICATPTAGSAGVVPGTLFAVQNQLNPTREEMIRYLFTSGAFGFVVANNASISGAAGGCQAEVGSAAAMAAAAIVEMSGGTPQQCSEAFAISMKNMLGLVCDPVAGLVEVPCVKRNAMGAANALVSADMALAGVTSRIPCDEVIDAMYKIGQTMPTALKETAQGGLAATPTGRALAERIFGADFVKGV
- the recG gene encoding ATP-dependent DNA helicase RecG, with the protein product MSNKALQSVSSLKGIGGETEKTLADMGILTLHDLVMTFPYRHEDFRLKNIAETPHNERVTVEGRVESEPSVLFLGKNKSRLQIRLLVGPHLIKVVFFNQAYLKNKIVSGQTITVTGKWDRGRQAISVSHYSAGPKTDNVDFEPMYSLKGSLHQKTFRKFMHQALQEVESDLQELLPYNIRHSYKLLPVQEALQGVHFPKDADHVKQARRRFVYEELLLFQLKMQAIKKVRKEQNKGIAIAYDIHKIKDLIATLPYELTAAQKRVVNEICKDLKEPHRMNRLLQGDVGSGKTVVAAIALYAVITAGFQGALMAPTEILAEQHAESLHDWLSPMGIRIAVLTGSTKTKARRTLHEQLQNGEIDLLIGTHALIQPDVEFRKLGLVITDEQHRFGVEQRRVLRDKGMSPDVLFMTATPIPRTLAITAFGEMDVSIIDEMPAGRKEIETHWVKKELFDQIIKRMVVELKAGNQAYVICPLIEESEKLDVQNAVDVYEQLSSIFHQQFNVGLMHGRLHSTEKDEVMRAFSEGQIQVLVSTTVVEVGVNVPNATFIVIYDAERFGLAQLHQLRGRVGRGSEQSYCILLADPKSEDGKERMLSMTETNDGFKLAEKDLELRGAGDFFGRKQSGVPEFKMADLVHDYRALETARQDAEKFLASDEFWTSEETKYLRTYLEQSGALNGERID